Proteins encoded within one genomic window of Actinoplanes octamycinicus:
- a CDS encoding type I polyketide synthase: MDIAIVGLSCRFPGARDVVEFWANSLAAAHQFRPVPSTRWNHETFYSTNFRDTHSTYTDRVAFLDEVERFAALHHRIPPRRAKAMDPQHRLLVDLAREAVQDAGWERRPFDRSTTGVFVGLSTADYKDMTGARLTASMLADGSLSPNANDPELLAAIAEAAKAAIDPPQSFSMAGSLLNMAPATVSELLDLGGPSFAVDAACSSALVAMHEAVNHLRTGSCSAALVGGVFLNLTPNALVGFSRVGALSPAGVCRPFDARADGFVLGEGGSLAVLRPLDDALEAGDRIYAVLNGIGTANDGKGAGPMTPRAEGQEAAMRAAYRDARVEPGAIDFLEAHGTGTTVGDKVEIEAIRRLRAKSADRPCYLSSGKAIIGHTLPAAGAAGVLRTALALHHRTVPPQPAVDSHPELPLAEAGLEITIAPKAWTPPADDRRRAAVSSFGFGGTNVHAVLSEAPEPETDGEDADGARPWVVLLSADDGGLLASYAERLSGLVAADPALTPAAVARTMASRRLLNARLAVMCRTRAELADRLAVAARELTAGVTGRLAAGLYASTAPLTPEQRSLAFLYPGQGSLRPGVLRDLVARFPALAEHVRPLADRVDERTGAPVTDLLCDTPGPGADEQVSATRICQPGLGVAGIGMTQLLAELGVTPQVTLGHSVGELAAAVAAGALTPDDGIEFLIERGAAVTSGEEPEPGTMAAVRVDAAGFEQLRIGIDGVWAGCYNHPTQIVASGRRDAVGRLVERCRDRDVPVVPLRVSHAFHSPLMSEVDSRVAAHVAELPVRKPIRTLISSVDPAAPAEPETLRELWSRQGSAPVLFRDAVDAAVTAGAKILVQVSAGDALLGMAAQTPAARGLDSIALMPAEPDDGYALLEGLGRLAVAGVPVDLTPLFEGLGVPLATLPPSPLATQHYSIRRTEKKAEVARFVRKHEIPSPAAREAQPAAVTRNGAPIPMNDVISLLREQLAVLRDIGAEPEVAASVAVPAALTAEPAPAPAPAVTPAPAPAPAPAPAPAPATRVALPTQPKKAEDRQVFAEVAAMVGKISAYPADMVRPDQSFSGDLGFDSIMTAELIAAAKRRWPDLDLAPEQVFGIATVGEMTQLLAEALGLAVAPAPVAAPAPEQALVPRMDAKRAEVADVTKLPEVVQFEARGTILEKVGVANPYYIVHDSVINSRTSVQGRQLISFSSYNYLGLSGHPMVNYAVKEAVERYGSSVSAARILSGNRALHDELDRGLAALVGAEDAISLLGGHSTNVGIIGHMVGPEDLIVHDALAHDSILQGCRLSGANRQPFPHQDLAALDALLTRIRDRYRRVLIIVEGVYSMDGDICDLPALIALKQKHGALLMVDEAHSIGVLGARGGGVGEHFGVDRTDVDIWMGTLSKSLASCGGYIAGRHELIEYLRYTLPGFIFSAGMSPANAAAALAALHILREEPQRLKVLHDRAATFLRLAKQAGLDTGPSSGTPVVPCITGDSVQALKLADTLLKNGVSANPIMYPAVKERLARLRFFVTAEHSVEDIETTVDLVARHLDPARVPQPA, from the coding sequence GCTCACCAATTCCGGCCCGTACCGTCGACACGTTGGAATCACGAGACTTTCTATTCGACGAATTTCCGTGACACGCATTCCACGTACACCGACCGGGTGGCCTTCCTGGACGAGGTCGAGAGATTCGCCGCCCTGCACCACCGCATCCCGCCGCGGCGTGCCAAAGCCATGGATCCGCAGCACCGGCTCCTGGTCGACCTGGCCCGGGAGGCGGTTCAGGACGCCGGCTGGGAGCGGCGGCCGTTCGACCGCTCGACCACCGGTGTCTTCGTCGGCCTGAGCACCGCCGACTACAAGGACATGACCGGGGCCCGGCTCACCGCGAGCATGCTGGCCGACGGCTCGCTGTCGCCGAACGCCAACGACCCCGAGCTGCTGGCCGCGATCGCCGAGGCGGCGAAGGCGGCGATCGACCCGCCGCAGTCGTTCTCGATGGCCGGCTCGCTGCTCAACATGGCCCCGGCCACCGTGAGCGAGCTGCTCGACCTGGGCGGCCCGTCGTTCGCGGTGGACGCCGCCTGCTCGTCCGCGCTGGTCGCCATGCACGAGGCGGTCAACCACCTGCGTACCGGCTCGTGCAGCGCGGCCCTGGTCGGCGGGGTGTTCCTCAACCTCACCCCGAACGCGCTGGTCGGCTTCTCCCGGGTGGGCGCGCTGTCGCCGGCCGGGGTGTGCCGGCCGTTCGACGCCCGGGCCGACGGGTTCGTGCTCGGCGAGGGCGGCTCGCTCGCCGTGCTCCGGCCGCTGGACGACGCGCTGGAGGCGGGCGACCGGATCTACGCGGTGCTCAACGGCATCGGCACCGCCAACGACGGCAAGGGCGCCGGGCCGATGACCCCGCGCGCCGAGGGCCAGGAGGCGGCGATGCGGGCCGCGTACCGGGACGCCCGGGTGGAGCCGGGGGCGATCGACTTCCTGGAGGCGCACGGCACCGGCACCACGGTCGGCGACAAGGTGGAGATCGAGGCGATCCGCCGGTTGCGGGCCAAGTCGGCGGACCGGCCGTGCTACCTCTCCTCCGGCAAGGCGATCATCGGGCACACGCTGCCGGCGGCCGGCGCGGCCGGCGTGCTGCGCACCGCGCTGGCCCTGCACCACCGGACCGTCCCGCCGCAGCCGGCCGTGGACTCGCACCCGGAGCTGCCGCTGGCCGAGGCCGGGCTGGAGATCACCATCGCGCCGAAGGCGTGGACGCCGCCGGCCGACGACCGGCGGCGGGCCGCGGTCAGCTCGTTCGGCTTCGGCGGGACCAACGTGCACGCGGTGCTCAGCGAGGCGCCGGAGCCGGAGACCGACGGCGAGGACGCGGACGGGGCCCGGCCCTGGGTGGTGCTGCTCTCCGCGGACGACGGGGGGCTGCTGGCGTCGTACGCGGAGCGGTTGTCCGGTCTGGTGGCCGCCGACCCGGCGCTCACCCCGGCCGCGGTGGCCCGCACCATGGCCAGCCGCCGGCTGCTCAACGCCCGCCTGGCGGTGATGTGCCGGACCCGGGCCGAGCTGGCCGACCGGCTCGCCGTCGCGGCCCGGGAGCTGACCGCCGGCGTCACCGGGCGGCTCGCCGCCGGCCTCTACGCCAGCACCGCGCCGCTCACCCCGGAGCAGCGCTCGCTGGCCTTCCTCTACCCCGGCCAGGGCTCGCTGCGCCCCGGCGTGCTGCGCGACCTGGTGGCCCGCTTCCCGGCGCTGGCCGAGCACGTCCGGCCGCTCGCCGACCGGGTCGACGAGCGGACCGGGGCGCCGGTCACCGACCTGCTCTGCGACACCCCCGGACCGGGCGCCGACGAGCAGGTCAGCGCCACCCGGATCTGCCAGCCCGGCCTCGGCGTGGCCGGGATCGGGATGACCCAGCTGCTCGCCGAGCTCGGAGTGACCCCGCAGGTGACCCTCGGGCACAGCGTCGGCGAGCTGGCCGCGGCGGTCGCGGCCGGGGCGCTGACCCCGGACGACGGCATCGAGTTCCTGATCGAGCGGGGCGCCGCGGTCACCTCCGGCGAGGAGCCGGAGCCGGGCACGATGGCCGCGGTCCGGGTCGACGCGGCCGGTTTCGAGCAGCTGCGGATCGGCATCGACGGGGTCTGGGCGGGCTGCTACAACCACCCGACCCAGATCGTCGCCAGCGGACGCCGGGACGCGGTCGGCCGGCTGGTCGAGCGGTGCCGGGACCGGGACGTCCCGGTGGTGCCGCTGCGCGTCTCGCACGCGTTCCACTCGCCGCTGATGTCCGAGGTGGACTCGCGGGTCGCCGCGCACGTGGCCGAGCTGCCGGTGCGCAAGCCGATCCGGACGCTGATCTCCAGCGTGGACCCGGCGGCGCCGGCCGAGCCGGAGACGCTGCGCGAGTTGTGGAGCCGGCAGGGCTCGGCGCCGGTGCTGTTCCGCGACGCGGTGGACGCCGCGGTGACCGCGGGCGCGAAGATCCTGGTGCAGGTCTCCGCCGGCGACGCGCTGCTCGGGATGGCCGCGCAGACCCCGGCGGCGCGCGGGCTGGACTCGATCGCGCTGATGCCGGCCGAGCCGGACGACGGGTACGCCCTGCTCGAGGGGTTGGGCCGGCTGGCCGTGGCCGGGGTGCCGGTGGATCTCACGCCGCTCTTCGAGGGACTCGGGGTGCCACTGGCGACGCTGCCGCCGTCACCGCTGGCCACCCAGCACTACTCGATCCGGCGTACCGAGAAGAAAGCGGAAGTGGCCCGATTTGTCCGCAAACACGAAATTCCTTCCCCGGCCGCGCGCGAGGCGCAGCCGGCTGCCGTGACCAGGAACGGAGCGCCGATTCCGATGAACGACGTCATCTCCCTGCTGCGCGAGCAGCTCGCGGTCCTGCGCGACATCGGCGCCGAGCCCGAGGTAGCCGCGTCGGTCGCGGTCCCCGCCGCGCTCACCGCCGAGCCCGCGCCCGCACCCGCGCCGGCCGTGACCCCGGCGCCCGCACCGGCGCCGGCTCCGGCCCCGGCTCCGGCCCCGGCCACCCGGGTCGCCCTGCCGACCCAGCCGAAGAAGGCCGAGGACCGGCAGGTGTTCGCCGAGGTCGCGGCAATGGTCGGCAAGATCAGCGCGTACCCGGCCGACATGGTCCGCCCGGACCAGTCGTTCAGCGGCGACCTGGGCTTCGACTCGATCATGACGGCCGAGCTGATCGCCGCGGCCAAGCGCCGCTGGCCGGACCTCGACCTGGCCCCCGAGCAGGTCTTCGGGATCGCCACGGTGGGTGAGATGACGCAGCTGCTGGCCGAGGCGCTGGGCCTGGCCGTCGCGCCGGCCCCGGTCGCCGCCCCGGCCCCGGAGCAGGCGCTGGTCCCCCGGATGGACGCGAAGCGAGCCGAGGTCGCGGACGTGACCAAGCTGCCCGAGGTGGTCCAGTTCGAGGCGCGCGGCACCATCCTGGAGAAGGTCGGCGTCGCCAACCCGTACTACATCGTGCACGACTCGGTGATCAACAGCCGGACCTCGGTGCAGGGCCGGCAGCTGATCTCCTTCTCCAGCTACAACTACCTGGGCCTGTCCGGGCACCCGATGGTCAACTACGCGGTGAAGGAGGCGGTCGAGCGGTACGGCTCCTCGGTCTCCGCCGCCCGCATCCTCTCCGGTAACCGGGCCCTGCACGACGAGCTGGACCGCGGCCTGGCCGCCCTGGTCGGCGCCGAGGACGCGATCTCGCTGCTCGGCGGGCACTCCACCAACGTCGGGATCATCGGGCACATGGTCGGCCCGGAGGACCTGATCGTGCACGACGCGCTCGCGCACGACAGCATCCTGCAGGGCTGCCGGCTCTCCGGGGCCAACCGGCAGCCGTTCCCGCACCAGGACCTGGCCGCCCTGGACGCGCTGCTCACCCGGATCCGGGACCGGTACCGCCGGGTGCTGATCATCGTCGAGGGCGTCTACAGCATGGACGGCGACATCTGCGACCTGCCGGCCCTGATCGCGCTGAAGCAGAAGCACGGCGCGCTGCTGATGGTCGACGAGGCGCACAGCATCGGCGTGCTCGGCGCCCGCGGCGGCGGCGTCGGTGAGCACTTCGGGGTGGACCGCACCGACGTCGACATCTGGATGGGCACCCTGTCCAAGTCGCTGGCCAGCTGCGGCGGCTACATCGCCGGCCGGCACGAGCTGATCGAGTACCTGCGCTACACGCTGCCCGGCTTCATCTTCAGCGCCGGGATGAGCCCGGCGAACGCGGCCGCCGCGCTCGCCGCCCTGCACATCCTGCGCGAGGAGCCGCAGCGGCTGAAGGTGCTGCACGACCGGGCCGCGACCTTCCTGCGGCTGGCCAAGCAGGCCGGGCTGGACACCGGGCCGAGCAGCGGCACCCCGGTCGTCCCGTGCATCACCGGCGACTCGGTGCAGGCCCTGAAGCTGGCCGACACGCTGCTCAAGAACGGGGTCAGCGCGAACCCGATCATGTACCCGGCGGTGAAGGAGCGGCTGGCCCGGCTGCGCTTCTTCGTCACCGCCGAGCACAGCGTCGAGGACATCGAGACCACCGTGGACCTGGTGGCCCGGCACCTCGACCCGGCCCGCGTGCCGCAGCCGGCCTGA
- a CDS encoding MMPL family transporter: protein MTSLTTKPPRAGDDQPVAPGPVLRLTARRPKLVLLLALLLAGLAVAFSGDVVTALKTGGFDDPDSDSVRGRQVLSEHFRTADPNLVVLIGKSGGSVDDPDVRAAAQRVTQRLATADGVTVAGSYWVDHLPQLASRAHDTGMILVHVDGDEDTGADRTAALHDQLAVDGPVSVRFGGFTQINNDINEQVTKDLATAESIAIPITLVLLLLVFGTVGAAGAPLLIGIFSIVGTLGALRLLAAITDVSVFSVNMATALGLGLAVDYSLLFVSRYREERLRSADLTTALAATMRTAGRTILFSAATVAVALCSLLVFPQYFLRSFAFAGIAVVLTTVGAALFVLPALLTLLGNRIDRWALWRPRASSDFWARLAAFVLRRPVLTAAPVILILVFLALPFGHVRFGVADDRVLPKEAESRVVADTVRTQFADTGSGATVVVAEHWGTGTDARIRVADYAARLSEVPGVTRVDSMVGTYQHGVIVVAPGHPDPRFVAGDATWFSVVSEVEPYSDEGADLARGVRAVPVPSEVPVLVTGPAAQLVDITGSIGARLPLAAVLIAVSTFVLLFLLTGSVLLPIKALLLNTLTMGAVFGVAVWVFQDGHWSALLGQTGAPLAVAIPVLLFCVAFGLSMDYEVFVLSRVIERHEQGADLHTAVVEGMSRSVRVISAAAGILSVSFLAMLTSGVSLIQFFGLCASLAIILDALLVRPVLVPAFMRAAGRWNWWAPRPLRAVHARLGLRENG, encoded by the coding sequence ATGACCTCTCTGACTACCAAGCCGCCACGGGCCGGGGACGACCAGCCGGTCGCCCCCGGCCCGGTGCTCCGGCTCACCGCCCGCCGCCCCAAACTCGTCCTGCTCCTCGCGTTGCTGCTGGCCGGTCTGGCGGTGGCGTTCAGCGGCGACGTGGTGACCGCGTTGAAGACCGGCGGCTTCGACGACCCGGACTCCGATTCGGTACGCGGCCGCCAGGTGCTCTCCGAGCATTTCCGCACCGCGGACCCGAACCTCGTGGTGCTGATCGGCAAGTCCGGCGGCAGCGTGGACGACCCGGACGTGCGGGCCGCCGCCCAGCGGGTGACCCAGCGGCTGGCCACCGCCGACGGGGTGACCGTGGCCGGGTCCTACTGGGTCGACCACCTGCCCCAGCTGGCCAGCCGGGCGCACGACACCGGCATGATCCTGGTGCACGTGGACGGCGACGAGGACACCGGCGCGGACCGCACCGCGGCCCTGCACGACCAGCTCGCCGTGGACGGCCCGGTCAGCGTCCGGTTCGGCGGCTTCACGCAGATCAACAACGACATCAACGAGCAGGTCACCAAGGACCTGGCCACCGCCGAGTCGATCGCCATCCCGATCACCCTGGTGCTGTTGCTGCTGGTCTTCGGCACGGTCGGGGCGGCCGGGGCGCCGCTGCTGATCGGCATCTTCTCGATCGTCGGCACACTCGGGGCGCTCCGGCTGCTGGCCGCGATCACCGACGTGTCGGTCTTCTCGGTGAACATGGCCACCGCGCTGGGGCTCGGCCTGGCGGTGGACTACAGCCTGCTGTTCGTCTCCCGCTACCGGGAGGAGCGGCTCCGGTCGGCGGACCTGACCACCGCGCTGGCCGCCACCATGCGGACGGCCGGCCGCACCATCCTGTTCAGCGCCGCGACCGTGGCGGTCGCGCTGTGCAGCCTGCTCGTCTTCCCGCAGTACTTCCTGCGCTCGTTCGCCTTCGCCGGCATCGCCGTGGTGCTCACCACGGTCGGCGCCGCGCTGTTCGTGCTGCCCGCGCTGCTCACCCTGCTCGGGAACCGGATCGACCGGTGGGCGCTGTGGCGGCCGCGCGCCTCCTCGGACTTCTGGGCGCGCCTGGCCGCGTTCGTGCTGCGCCGCCCGGTGCTCACCGCGGCCCCGGTGATCCTGATCCTGGTCTTCCTCGCGCTGCCGTTCGGCCACGTGCGGTTCGGCGTGGCCGACGACCGGGTGCTGCCCAAGGAGGCGGAGAGCCGGGTGGTGGCGGACACCGTCCGGACCCAGTTCGCCGACACCGGCAGCGGCGCCACCGTGGTGGTGGCCGAGCACTGGGGCACCGGCACGGACGCCCGGATCCGGGTCGCCGACTACGCCGCCCGGCTCTCCGAGGTGCCCGGGGTGACTCGGGTGGACAGCATGGTCGGCACCTACCAGCACGGGGTGATCGTGGTCGCCCCCGGCCACCCGGACCCGCGCTTCGTGGCCGGCGACGCCACCTGGTTCTCGGTGGTCAGCGAGGTGGAGCCGTACTCGGACGAGGGCGCCGACCTGGCCCGCGGGGTACGCGCGGTGCCGGTGCCGAGTGAGGTCCCGGTGCTGGTCACCGGGCCGGCCGCGCAGCTGGTGGACATCACCGGCTCGATCGGGGCCCGGCTGCCGCTGGCCGCCGTCCTGATCGCGGTCAGCACCTTCGTGCTGCTGTTCCTGCTCACCGGCAGCGTGCTGCTGCCGATCAAGGCGCTGCTGCTGAACACCCTGACGATGGGCGCGGTGTTCGGCGTGGCGGTCTGGGTCTTCCAGGACGGGCACTGGTCGGCGCTGCTCGGGCAGACCGGGGCGCCGCTCGCGGTGGCCATCCCGGTGCTGCTGTTCTGCGTGGCGTTCGGCCTCTCGATGGACTACGAGGTGTTCGTGCTGTCCCGGGTGATCGAGCGGCACGAGCAGGGCGCCGACCTGCACACCGCGGTGGTCGAGGGGATGTCGCGCAGCGTCCGGGTGATCAGCGCGGCGGCCGGCATCCTGTCGGTGTCGTTCCTGGCCATGCTCACCTCCGGGGTGTCGCTGATCCAGTTCTTCGGGCTCTGCGCCAGCCTGGCGATCATCCTGGACGCGCTGCTGGTCCGGCCGGTGCTGGTGCCGGCGTTCATGCGGGCGGCCGGACGGTGGAACTGGTGGGCGCCGCGTCCGCTCCGTGCGGTGCACGCCCGGCTCGGCCTGCGCGAGAACGGATGA
- a CDS encoding CDP-alcohol phosphatidyltransferase family protein → MTLQEIRERTYKPIDAWWTVLLVDPLASRLVRIVAPYRWITPNVLTLIATIIGAGAMVSFAQGDQQWLIVGAILFHLSFVVDCMDGKIARLNGTGTVFGQWLDFVLDRVRVFFCAITLFGGQYAQHHDVKYLWLMSVAIFLDLIRYLNGSQVAKVRRGMKENLDALKFPVEVHPDSPVDMAEPGDEAADDEPASTTRPQSLKGRIGATLKRNRIRTHLFSGIEYEMFVYILAPLTGLIFPITLFSGAAMLAFELLVIYKLYQATKSYPAKLKAAQERFDAYREGRVTSTV, encoded by the coding sequence GTGACCTTGCAGGAAATCCGGGAGCGCACCTACAAGCCGATCGATGCCTGGTGGACCGTGCTTCTGGTCGACCCGCTGGCGTCCCGGCTGGTGCGTATCGTGGCGCCGTATCGGTGGATCACGCCCAATGTGCTGACCTTGATCGCGACCATCATCGGCGCGGGTGCCATGGTCAGTTTCGCCCAGGGCGACCAGCAGTGGCTGATCGTCGGCGCGATCCTGTTCCACCTCAGCTTCGTCGTGGACTGCATGGATGGCAAGATCGCCCGACTGAACGGGACCGGCACGGTCTTCGGCCAGTGGCTGGACTTCGTCCTCGACCGGGTGCGGGTCTTCTTCTGCGCGATCACCCTCTTCGGCGGGCAGTACGCGCAGCACCACGATGTGAAATACCTGTGGCTGATGTCCGTCGCGATCTTCCTGGACCTGATCCGTTACCTCAACGGCAGCCAGGTGGCCAAGGTCCGCCGCGGCATGAAGGAGAACCTGGACGCGCTGAAGTTCCCGGTCGAGGTGCACCCGGACTCGCCGGTGGACATGGCCGAGCCGGGCGACGAGGCGGCCGACGACGAGCCGGCCTCGACCACCCGCCCGCAGTCGCTGAAGGGCCGGATCGGCGCCACCCTCAAGCGCAACCGGATCCGCACCCACCTGTTCAGCGGCATCGAGTACGAGATGTTCGTCTACATCCTGGCCCCGCTGACCGGCCTGATCTTCCCGATCACCCTCTTCTCCGGCGCCGCCATGCTGGCCTTCGAGCTGCTGGTGATCTACAAGCTGTACCAGGCCACCAAGTCCTACCCGGCCAAGCTGAAGGCCGCCCAGGAGCGGTTCGACGCGTACCGGGAGGGCCGCGTCACCAGCACGGTCTGA
- a CDS encoding AMP-binding protein, translated as MVENEGHLTFRRARDFLLDHREDYPGARAGFEWPRLDTFNWALDWFDVIAAGNDAPALWIVEEDGTEQRLSFAQLSERSNRVANWLREQGVRRGDRIVVMLGNQVELWETVLAGIKLGAVLIPATPLLGPADAAARVERGGARHVIAMGSAAGKFDQVDPAVTRIAVGSAPGWLDFGTASASRPDFTPDGVTRADDTLLLYFTSGTTAQPKLVEHTHVSYPVGHLSTMYWIGLRPGDVHLNISSPGWAKHAWSNVFAPWNAQACVFIYNYTRFDAGRLMAEMQRCGVTSFCAPPTVWRMLIQADLTELKTPPRIAVGAGEPLNPEVIEQVAAQWGVTIRDGFGQTETSVQIANTPGQPVKAGSMGRPVPGFRIALLDPVTGAEAEEGEICVAMDPRPVGLMVGYHGDPELTAERMVDGYYHTGDVANRDEDGYITYVGRTDDVFKASDYRISPFELESVLIEHEAVVEAAVVPSPDPVRLAVPKAYVLLAEGWPADESTAAAIFAHAREHMPPYARIRRLEFTDLPKTISGKIRRVELRAAEREKHADPAATPPGEFTG; from the coding sequence ATGGTCGAGAACGAGGGTCACCTCACATTCCGCCGCGCCCGCGACTTCCTGCTCGATCATCGCGAGGACTACCCGGGGGCCCGTGCCGGCTTCGAGTGGCCCCGGCTCGACACCTTCAACTGGGCGCTGGACTGGTTCGACGTGATCGCCGCCGGCAACGACGCGCCGGCGCTGTGGATCGTCGAGGAGGACGGCACCGAGCAGCGGCTCTCCTTCGCGCAGCTGTCCGAGCGCTCCAACCGGGTGGCCAACTGGCTGCGCGAGCAGGGGGTGCGCCGCGGCGACCGGATCGTGGTGATGCTCGGCAACCAGGTGGAGCTCTGGGAGACCGTGCTCGCCGGGATCAAGCTGGGCGCGGTGCTGATCCCGGCCACGCCGCTGCTCGGCCCGGCCGACGCCGCGGCCCGGGTGGAGCGCGGCGGCGCCCGGCACGTGATCGCGATGGGCTCGGCGGCCGGCAAGTTCGACCAGGTGGATCCGGCCGTGACCCGGATCGCGGTGGGCTCGGCGCCGGGTTGGCTCGATTTCGGTACGGCCTCCGCGTCCCGCCCCGACTTCACCCCGGACGGCGTCACCCGGGCGGACGACACGCTGCTGCTCTACTTCACCTCGGGGACCACCGCCCAGCCCAAGCTGGTCGAGCACACCCACGTGTCGTACCCGGTCGGCCACCTCTCGACGATGTACTGGATCGGGCTGCGCCCCGGCGACGTGCACCTCAACATCTCGTCCCCGGGCTGGGCCAAGCACGCCTGGAGCAACGTCTTCGCCCCGTGGAACGCGCAGGCCTGCGTGTTCATCTACAACTACACCCGGTTCGACGCGGGCCGGCTGATGGCCGAGATGCAGCGCTGCGGGGTGACCAGCTTCTGCGCCCCGCCGACCGTCTGGCGGATGCTGATCCAGGCCGACCTGACCGAGCTGAAGACGCCGCCGCGGATCGCGGTGGGCGCCGGCGAGCCGCTCAACCCGGAGGTGATCGAGCAGGTCGCGGCCCAGTGGGGGGTGACCATCCGGGACGGGTTCGGGCAGACCGAGACGTCGGTGCAGATCGCCAACACGCCGGGGCAGCCGGTCAAGGCCGGGTCGATGGGCCGGCCGGTGCCGGGCTTCCGGATCGCGCTGCTCGACCCGGTCACCGGGGCCGAGGCGGAGGAGGGCGAGATCTGCGTGGCGATGGACCCGCGGCCGGTCGGGCTGATGGTCGGCTACCACGGCGACCCGGAGCTGACCGCGGAGCGGATGGTCGACGGCTACTACCACACCGGGGACGTGGCGAACCGGGACGAGGACGGCTACATCACCTATGTCGGGCGCACCGACGACGTGTTCAAGGCGTCCGACTACCGGATCTCGCCGTTCGAGCTGGAGAGCGTGCTGATCGAGCACGAGGCGGTGGTGGAGGCCGCGGTGGTGCCGTCGCCGGACCCGGTGCGGCTCGCCGTGCCGAAGGCCTACGTGCTGCTCGCCGAGGGGTGGCCGGCCGACGAGTCGACCGCGGCGGCGATCTTCGCGCACGCCCGGGAGCACATGCCCCCGTACGCCCGGATCCGCCGCCTGGAGTTCACCGACCTGCCCAAGACCATCTCCGGCAAGATCCGCCGGGTCGAGCTGCGCGCCGCCGAGCGGGAGAAACACGCCGATCCGGCGGCCACCCCGCCGGGCGAGTTCACCGGCTGA
- a CDS encoding ArnT family glycosyltransferase — translation MPRRRLLYLLAVVAMLGQMAFAMITTATQQTPTIDEPVYIATAEVYTQQHSLRFNPEHPPLGKLILATGLAFAGVARLDPAYPGSQTALGRHLLYESGNNPFRVLLAARLPVILLTLLFGLVVLAFARDLAGPVGGLIALGLYAFSPDVIAHGSLATLDVPAAGLLLTAFWLAWRARERPHRYLPLAGLALGGALATRASALPAVPIIVLLAALSTWHAQRTRPPFLPTPLRRRLLTSAGALIGTGLIAVAVVWVVYLIADPQLRWTTPPRLPHPGGLKGLAVDWLPFPQAYRDGLLMQFKFERQTFNGFLLGQAYQGNLWYYLPAALLIKTPLGMLALWLAGALTMLLVPRLRAASLYVLPVSAVLLLVAMTGARDYGTRYVIFLPLFLAVAAGTVALLRFRWVRPAAAVLVLLTAASSLRTFPFYLPYSNEAFGGTAKTHTNLHDSNVDWGQDLARLSRKLKTDYPGQKIWLIYKGSGVPAYYGITAAHPYSVPFDQVHGILVVSDSRIALASPKLRQLLDTSTPIDQVGYSMTIYKR, via the coding sequence ATGCCCCGACGACGACTGTTGTACCTGCTCGCCGTCGTGGCGATGCTCGGGCAGATGGCGTTCGCCATGATCACCACGGCGACGCAGCAGACGCCGACCATCGACGAACCGGTCTACATCGCCACCGCCGAGGTCTACACCCAGCAGCACAGCCTGCGGTTCAACCCGGAGCACCCGCCGCTGGGCAAGCTGATCCTGGCGACCGGGCTGGCGTTCGCCGGCGTGGCCCGGCTGGACCCGGCGTACCCGGGCAGCCAGACCGCGCTCGGCCGGCACCTGCTCTACGAGAGCGGGAACAACCCGTTCCGGGTGCTGCTCGCCGCCCGGCTGCCGGTCATCCTGCTCACGCTGCTGTTCGGGCTGGTGGTGCTGGCGTTCGCGCGGGACCTGGCCGGGCCGGTGGGCGGGCTGATCGCGCTCGGGCTCTACGCGTTCTCGCCGGACGTGATCGCGCACGGGTCGCTGGCCACCCTGGACGTGCCGGCCGCCGGGCTGCTGCTGACCGCGTTCTGGCTGGCGTGGCGGGCGCGCGAGCGACCTCACCGCTACCTGCCGCTGGCCGGGCTGGCGCTCGGCGGCGCGCTGGCCACCCGAGCCAGTGCGCTTCCGGCCGTACCGATAATCGTCCTGCTGGCGGCCCTGTCCACCTGGCATGCGCAACGGACCCGCCCACCCTTCCTCCCGACGCCGCTCCGGCGGCGTCTGCTGACCAGCGCCGGAGCCCTGATCGGCACCGGGCTGATCGCGGTCGCCGTGGTCTGGGTGGTCTACCTGATCGCCGACCCGCAGCTGCGCTGGACCACTCCGCCACGGCTGCCGCACCCGGGCGGGCTCAAGGGGCTGGCCGTCGACTGGCTGCCGTTCCCGCAGGCCTACCGGGACGGGCTGCTGATGCAGTTCAAGTTCGAGCGGCAGACCTTCAACGGCTTCCTGCTCGGGCAGGCCTACCAGGGCAACCTCTGGTACTACCTGCCGGCCGCGCTGCTGATCAAGACGCCGCTGGGGATGCTGGCGCTCTGGCTGGCCGGGGCGCTGACCATGCTGCTGGTCCCCCGGCTGCGGGCCGCGTCGCTCTACGTGCTGCCGGTCTCCGCGGTGCTGCTGCTGGTCGCGATGACCGGCGCCCGGGACTACGGCACCCGGTACGTGATCTTCCTGCCGCTCTTCCTGGCGGTCGCGGCCGGCACCGTGGCATTGCTGCGGTTCCGCTGGGTGCGGCCGGCCGCGGCGGTCCTGGTGCTGCTGACCGCCGCCAGCTCATTACGGACTTTCCCCTTTTATCTGCCCTACTCCAATGAGGCGTTCGGCGGCACCGCGAAGACCCACACCAATCTGCACGACTCGAACGTCGACTGGGGGCAGGATCTGGCCCGGCTGTCCCGGAAGCTGAAAACCGACTACCCGGGCCAGAAGATCTGGCTGATCTACAAGGGCAGCGGCGTTCCGGCCTACTACGGGATCACCGCGGCCCACCCCTACTCGGTCCCGTTCGACCAGGTCCACGGCATCCTGGTGGTCTCCGACTCGCGGATCGCGCTGGCCTCGCCCAAGCTCCGGCAGCTTCTCGACACCAGCACCCCGATCGACCAAGTCGGGTATTCCATGACGATCTACAAGCGATAA